Proteins encoded by one window of Pseudonocardia alni:
- a CDS encoding LapA family protein translates to MSDDRRGGDSPAWGRVGPEDPTADPATHPALRTPDPTADQPTVAVPVEGGGPDSEATTEKRAIPHTRTGGLWAALILSAVVLIFLLVFILQNTEPVAINFLWLTGTLPTGVALLFAAIAGILLVAVPGTGRILQLRRQARRG, encoded by the coding sequence ATGAGCGACGACCGACGGGGCGGCGACTCCCCGGCCTGGGGGCGGGTCGGACCGGAGGACCCGACGGCGGACCCGGCGACCCATCCGGCGCTGCGCACACCCGACCCCACGGCCGATCAGCCGACCGTGGCGGTGCCGGTGGAGGGCGGCGGCCCGGACTCCGAGGCCACCACCGAGAAGCGCGCGATCCCGCACACCCGCACCGGCGGGCTGTGGGCCGCGCTGATCCTCTCGGCGGTCGTGCTGATCTTCCTGCTGGTGTTCATCCTGCAGAACACCGAGCCGGTCGCGATCAACTTCCTGTGGCTGACCGGGACGCTGCCCACCGGGGTGGCGCTGCTGTTCGCCGCGATCGCCGGGATCCTGCTGGTCGCCGTGCCCGGGACGGGCCGGATCCTGCAGCTGCGCCGGCAGGCGCGCCGGGGCTGA
- a CDS encoding DEAD/DEAH box helicase, which translates to MTRPQFRPPSSDAGTTSDRPARRRATRPSGPSGDAGAHRGSARRDDRRTETRGDDRRDRPARDDDRRDAPRPARGARTGGPARGERSGAPRATRPARGERSGDGGGNRAERREHLQDGSRVDRGPARSAQRGGDRPAARRGRRGGGAAAASRPAPARAAAVAAPKAEPEPQWVEPEDGMPSFAELGLPERLTKALAEQGFTAPFPVQAATLPDTLAGRDLLGRGQTGSGKTLAFGLALLARLAGERSRPTAPRGLVLVPTRELATQVVEVLAPLAKAVDLRVTDIVGGMSMNKQVAELRRGVDLLVATPGRLSDHLQQRTCDLSEVTVTALDEADRMADMGFLPQVRAILDRTPADGQRLLFSATLDGDVDTLVRRHLTDPVTRSVAPPTGSVATMEHHVLVVDRDDRSRVVAEIAAREGRTILFVRTKHGADRMVRVLRREGVAAGPLHGGRSQSQRNRALDDFRSGAVPVLVATDVAARGIHIDDVGLVVHVDPPADPKAYLHRAGRTARAGEDGVVVTLAMPEQRAEVDLLTRQAGVSAEVSTVRPGHPDLVRVTGAREPSGEPIIVAKPPKPAPRRRPAAGGAARTDRPRRRR; encoded by the coding sequence TTGACCAGGCCGCAGTTCCGCCCGCCGTCGTCCGACGCCGGCACCACGTCCGACCGTCCCGCCCGCCGGCGGGCCACCCGCCCGTCCGGCCCGTCCGGCGACGCCGGCGCCCACCGCGGGTCGGCCCGGCGCGACGACCGCCGCACCGAGACCCGCGGCGACGACCGCCGCGACCGTCCCGCCCGCGACGACGACCGCCGCGACGCCCCGCGTCCGGCCCGGGGCGCCCGCACCGGCGGCCCCGCCCGCGGCGAGCGCTCCGGCGCCCCCCGTGCGACCCGCCCCGCCCGGGGCGAGCGCTCCGGCGACGGCGGTGGCAACCGCGCCGAGCGTCGCGAGCACCTCCAGGACGGGAGCCGGGTCGACCGCGGCCCCGCCCGGTCCGCGCAGCGCGGCGGTGACCGTCCGGCCGCCCGCCGCGGCCGCCGCGGTGGTGGCGCCGCCGCAGCGTCGCGTCCGGCCCCGGCCCGCGCCGCCGCCGTCGCCGCCCCGAAGGCGGAGCCGGAGCCGCAGTGGGTCGAGCCCGAGGACGGCATGCCGTCGTTCGCCGAGCTGGGCCTGCCCGAGCGCCTGACCAAGGCACTGGCCGAGCAGGGCTTCACCGCCCCGTTCCCGGTGCAGGCGGCCACGCTGCCCGACACCCTCGCCGGGCGCGACCTGCTCGGACGCGGCCAGACCGGGTCCGGCAAGACCCTCGCCTTCGGGCTCGCGCTGCTGGCCCGCCTGGCCGGGGAGCGCTCCCGCCCGACCGCCCCGCGCGGCCTGGTGCTGGTCCCGACCCGCGAGCTCGCCACCCAGGTCGTCGAGGTCCTCGCGCCGCTGGCGAAAGCGGTCGACCTGCGGGTGACCGACATCGTCGGCGGGATGTCGATGAACAAGCAGGTCGCCGAGCTCCGGCGCGGGGTCGACCTGCTGGTCGCCACCCCGGGCCGGCTGTCCGACCACCTGCAGCAGCGCACCTGCGACCTGTCCGAGGTCACGGTCACCGCGCTGGACGAGGCCGACCGCATGGCCGACATGGGCTTCCTGCCCCAGGTCCGCGCGATCCTCGACCGCACCCCCGCCGACGGGCAGCGCCTGCTGTTCTCCGCGACCCTCGACGGCGACGTCGACACCCTGGTCCGGCGCCACCTGACCGACCCGGTGACCCGCTCGGTCGCCCCGCCGACCGGCAGCGTCGCGACGATGGAGCACCACGTGCTCGTCGTCGACCGCGACGACCGGTCCCGCGTCGTCGCCGAGATCGCCGCCCGGGAGGGCCGCACGATCCTGTTCGTGCGCACCAAGCACGGCGCCGACCGGATGGTGCGGGTGCTGCGCCGCGAGGGCGTCGCCGCCGGGCCGCTGCACGGTGGCCGCTCGCAGAGCCAGCGCAACCGCGCGCTCGACGACTTCCGCTCCGGCGCGGTGCCGGTGCTCGTCGCGACCGACGTCGCGGCCCGCGGCATCCACATCGACGACGTCGGGCTCGTCGTGCACGTCGACCCGCCCGCCGACCCCAAGGCCTACCTGCACCGTGCCGGGCGCACCGCCCGGGCCGGTGAGGACGGCGTCGTGGTGACGCTGGCGATGCCCGAGCAGCGCGCCGAGGTGGACCTGCTCACCCGCCAGGCCGGGGTCTCCGCCGAGGTCTCGACGGTCCGCCCGGGTCACCCCGACCTGGTCCGCGTGACCGGAGCGCGGGAGCCGTCCGGCGAGCCGATCATCGTCGCCAAGCCGCCGAAGCCGGCACCCCGCCGCCGCCCGGCCGCGGGCGGGGCCGCGCGCACCGACCGGCCGCGTCGCCGGCGCTGA
- a CDS encoding RIO1 family regulatory kinase/ATPase domain-containing protein, giving the protein MYSSDRPDPVRRRRRFDDDEPRPRPGRADTAALALDGRAGHDPDTAEVPGGGDRWSTWPGLPAGARGPHPRPGWLVTDAGAVDHERGVLKTGKEADVHLVERGLPRHDGVLLAAKRYRDPAHRMFHRDAGYLEGRRVRRSRETRAMAQRTALGRDLIAGQWAAAEFAALARLHSAGAPVPYPVSVDGTEVLLEFLGTPDGRAAPRLAALRPDAGELTGLWHDLVDALGVLADLGWAHGDLSAYNVLVHHGRAVLIDLPQVVDVVGNPQGPEFLDRDVRRIGEWFVARGLDPAAPGRLLAELRERTLLG; this is encoded by the coding sequence GTGTACTCCTCCGACCGTCCCGATCCCGTCCGCCGTCGCCGCCGTTTCGACGACGACGAGCCCCGCCCCCGTCCCGGCCGCGCCGACACCGCCGCGCTCGCCCTGGACGGCCGGGCCGGGCACGACCCCGACACCGCCGAGGTCCCCGGCGGTGGTGACCGCTGGTCCACCTGGCCCGGGCTGCCCGCGGGTGCCCGTGGCCCGCACCCCCGCCCCGGCTGGCTGGTGACCGACGCCGGCGCCGTCGACCACGAGCGCGGGGTACTCAAGACCGGCAAGGAGGCCGACGTGCACCTCGTCGAACGCGGTCTCCCCCGCCACGACGGGGTGCTGCTCGCCGCCAAGCGCTACCGCGACCCCGCGCACCGCATGTTCCACCGCGACGCCGGCTACCTGGAGGGGCGCCGCGTCCGGCGCTCCCGGGAGACACGGGCGATGGCGCAGCGCACCGCGCTGGGCCGCGACCTCATCGCCGGGCAGTGGGCGGCGGCCGAGTTCGCCGCGCTCGCCCGGCTCCACTCCGCGGGCGCCCCGGTCCCCTACCCGGTGTCGGTCGACGGGACCGAGGTCCTGCTGGAGTTCCTCGGCACGCCCGACGGGCGCGCCGCACCCCGGCTCGCCGCGCTGCGCCCGGACGCGGGCGAGCTGACCGGGCTGTGGCACGACCTCGTCGACGCCCTCGGCGTGCTCGCCGACCTCGGCTGGGCACACGGCGACCTGTCGGCCTACAACGTGCTCGTCCACCACGGCCGGGCGGTGCTGATCGACCTGCCACAGGTCGTCGACGTCGTCGGGAACCCGCAGGGGCCGGAGTTCCTGGACCGTGACGTCCGACGCATCGGCGAGTGGTTCGTCGCCCGCGGGCTCGACCCCGCCGCACCCGGGCGGCTCCTCGCCGAGCTGCGGGAACGCACCCTGCTCGGCTGA
- the yaaA gene encoding peroxide stress protein YaaA: MLVLLPPSETKRDGGDGPPLDLAALSHDADLGPVRTDLCDELVALAGDRPAARAALGVSQRQDAEIDRNAALRTNPTLPALDRYTGVLYDALDAGCFTRATRDRARSRLAVCSALFGLLGADDPIPPYRLSAGSKLPGSGTLAARWRPALDPLLTRIADGELVVDLRSGGYSALGTVPGAVTVNVLARRPDGSRSVVSHHNKSHKGGLARLLATSRAEPADAGAVARIARRAGHVVERDGDHLDLVIPA; encoded by the coding sequence GTGCTCGTCCTGCTGCCGCCCTCGGAGACCAAGCGTGACGGCGGCGACGGCCCGCCGCTCGACCTCGCCGCGCTCTCCCACGACGCCGACCTCGGCCCCGTCCGCACGGACCTCTGCGACGAGCTCGTCGCACTGGCCGGCGACCGGCCGGCCGCGCGCGCCGCGCTCGGGGTGTCGCAGCGCCAGGACGCCGAGATCGACCGCAACGCCGCGCTGCGCACGAACCCGACGCTGCCCGCGCTGGACCGCTACACCGGGGTCCTCTACGACGCCCTCGACGCCGGCTGCTTCACCCGCGCCACCCGGGACCGGGCGCGATCCCGGCTCGCGGTGTGCTCGGCGCTGTTCGGACTCCTCGGGGCCGACGACCCGATCCCGCCCTACCGGCTCTCGGCGGGCTCGAAGCTGCCCGGCTCGGGCACCCTGGCCGCGCGCTGGCGCCCGGCGCTCGACCCGCTGCTGACCCGCATCGCCGACGGCGAGCTCGTCGTCGACCTCCGTTCCGGCGGCTACTCCGCGCTCGGGACGGTCCCCGGCGCGGTGACGGTGAACGTGCTGGCCCGGCGACCGGACGGGAGCCGGTCGGTCGTCAGCCACCACAACAAGTCGCACAAGGGCGGCCTGGCCCGGCTGCTGGCGACCTCCCGGGCCGAGCCCGCCGACGCCGGCGCGGTGGCCCGGATCGCGCGGCGGGCGGGACACGTCGTCGAGCGCGACGGCGACCACCTGGATCTCGTCATCCCGGCCTGA
- a CDS encoding bifunctional o-acetylhomoserine/o-acetylserine sulfhydrylase, whose translation MTDPDTTANWSFETKQVHAGAAPDPTTNARATPIYQTTSYVFRDTDHAANLFGLAEFGNIYTRIMNPTQDVLEQRVAALEGGAAALAVASGQAAQALAVQNIAEAGDHIVSSASLYGGTYNQFHYTFPKMGIEVTFVEDPDDLEEWKAAIRPNTKALYGETLGNPRGNILDIAAVAGVAHDAGVPLIVDNTVPTPYLVRPIEHGADIVVESLTKFLGGHGTSVGGIIVDSGTFDWVANKDRFPGLTSPDPSYHGAVFTDAVGPIAYIIKARVQLLRDLGPAISPQNAFLIIQGIETLSLRMDRHNQNAQALAEWLEARDEVEQVHYAGLPSSPWHALQQKYLPKGGGAIVAFELRGGVEAGKKFVNALELHSHLANIGDVRSLVIHPASTTHSQLSAEEQLASGVTPGLVRLSVGLEGIEDLKADLDAGFRAAKGA comes from the coding sequence GTGACCGACCCCGACACCACCGCCAACTGGTCGTTCGAGACCAAGCAGGTGCACGCCGGCGCCGCACCCGACCCGACCACGAACGCCCGGGCCACCCCGATCTACCAGACGACGTCCTACGTCTTCCGCGACACCGACCACGCCGCGAACCTGTTCGGGCTCGCCGAGTTCGGCAACATCTACACGCGGATCATGAACCCCACCCAGGACGTGCTGGAGCAGCGCGTCGCCGCGCTGGAGGGCGGGGCCGCGGCCCTGGCCGTCGCGTCCGGGCAGGCCGCGCAGGCGCTGGCGGTCCAGAACATCGCCGAGGCCGGGGACCACATCGTCTCCAGCGCCTCGCTCTACGGCGGCACCTACAACCAGTTCCACTACACCTTCCCGAAGATGGGTATCGAGGTCACCTTCGTGGAGGACCCCGACGACCTGGAGGAGTGGAAGGCCGCGATCCGGCCGAACACCAAGGCCCTCTACGGCGAGACGCTGGGCAACCCGCGCGGCAACATCCTCGACATCGCCGCCGTCGCCGGTGTCGCGCACGACGCCGGGGTCCCGCTGATCGTCGACAACACCGTCCCGACCCCGTACCTGGTGCGGCCGATCGAGCACGGCGCCGACATCGTCGTCGAGTCACTGACCAAGTTCCTCGGCGGCCACGGCACCTCGGTCGGCGGCATCATCGTCGACTCCGGGACGTTCGACTGGGTCGCGAACAAGGACAGGTTCCCCGGCCTGACCAGCCCGGACCCGAGCTACCACGGCGCGGTGTTCACCGACGCCGTCGGCCCGATCGCCTACATCATCAAGGCCCGTGTGCAGCTGCTGCGCGACCTCGGCCCGGCGATCTCCCCGCAGAACGCGTTCCTGATCATCCAGGGCATCGAGACGCTGTCGCTGCGGATGGACCGGCACAACCAGAACGCCCAGGCGCTGGCCGAGTGGCTCGAGGCCCGCGACGAGGTGGAGCAGGTCCACTACGCCGGTCTCCCGTCCAGCCCGTGGCACGCCCTCCAGCAGAAGTACCTGCCCAAGGGCGGCGGCGCGATCGTGGCCTTCGAGCTGCGGGGCGGTGTCGAGGCGGGCAAGAAGTTCGTGAACGCCCTCGAGCTGCACAGCCACCTCGCCAACATCGGCGACGTCCGCAGCCTGGTCATCCACCCGGCGTCGACCACGCACAGCCAGCTCTCCGCGGAGGAGCAGCTCGCCTCCGGCGTGACCCCGGGCCTGGTCCGGCTGTCGGTGGGCCTCGAGGGCATCGAGGACCTCAAGGCCGACCTGGACGCCGGTTTCCGCGCCGCGAAGGGCGCCTGA
- the metX gene encoding homoserine O-acetyltransferase MetX, with product MNDFELPPASGAWREGDDPGRRHFLDLPAPLKLAAGGELPGVRLAYETWGELAPDGSNAVLVLHALTGDAHLEGPAGPGHPTSGWWPGLIEPGGPLDPARWFVVAPNAVGGCQGSTGPASRAPDGRTWGSRFPTVTVRDTVVAEQYLADALGIDAFACVIGGSMGSMRSLEWAATEPDRVRRLFLLAGPAASTADQIGWASPQIQAITGDPHWHGGDYHDTPEGPWRGLGVARRIAHLSYRSGYELATRFGRGPQPGEDPLDGGRYAVESYLDHHAHKLVHRFDAASYVRLTQAMNHHDVGRDRGGVTAALSRVSARTYVAGVTSDRLYPLADQQELADGIPRADPLKVIDSPYGHDGFLVETPTVARLLAELLDEAV from the coding sequence GTGAACGACTTCGAGCTCCCTCCCGCCAGCGGCGCCTGGCGGGAGGGGGACGACCCCGGCCGCCGCCACTTCCTCGACCTGCCCGCGCCGCTGAAGCTGGCGGCCGGCGGGGAGCTGCCGGGCGTGCGCCTGGCCTACGAGACCTGGGGCGAGCTCGCGCCGGACGGCTCCAACGCCGTCCTCGTCCTGCACGCCCTCACCGGCGACGCGCACCTGGAGGGTCCGGCCGGCCCCGGGCACCCGACGTCCGGTTGGTGGCCCGGGCTGATCGAGCCGGGCGGCCCGCTGGACCCGGCCCGCTGGTTCGTCGTCGCGCCGAACGCGGTCGGCGGCTGCCAGGGCAGCACCGGTCCGGCGTCCCGCGCGCCGGACGGGCGGACCTGGGGCAGCCGGTTCCCGACGGTCACCGTGCGGGACACGGTCGTCGCCGAGCAGTACCTGGCCGACGCGCTCGGCATCGACGCGTTCGCCTGCGTGATCGGCGGCTCGATGGGGTCCATGCGGTCCCTGGAGTGGGCGGCCACCGAGCCCGACCGGGTACGGCGGCTGTTCCTGCTCGCCGGGCCCGCGGCGTCGACGGCGGACCAGATCGGCTGGGCGAGCCCGCAGATCCAGGCGATCACCGGCGACCCGCACTGGCACGGCGGCGACTACCACGACACGCCGGAGGGGCCGTGGCGCGGACTCGGCGTGGCCCGCCGGATCGCGCACCTGTCCTACCGCTCGGGCTACGAGCTGGCGACCCGCTTCGGCCGCGGCCCGCAGCCGGGCGAGGACCCGCTCGACGGCGGCCGCTACGCCGTGGAGTCCTACCTGGACCACCACGCGCACAAGCTCGTGCACCGCTTCGACGCCGCGTCCTACGTGCGGCTGACCCAGGCGATGAACCACCACGACGTCGGCCGCGACCGGGGCGGGGTGACCGCGGCGCTGTCGCGGGTGAGCGCCCGCACCTACGTCGCCGGGGTCACCTCCGACCGGCTCTACCCGCTCGCCGACCAGCAGGAGCTGGCCGACGGCATCCCGCGCGCCGACCCGCTCAAGGTGATCGACTCGCCGTACGGGCACGACGGGTTCCTGGTGGAGACGCCGACGGTGGCCCGGCTGCTGGCCGAGCTGCTGGACGAGGCGGTCTGA